The genome window gtgttgttttaagccacccagtgtgtgatattttgtcatggcagccccagcaaactaatacagtgtTGCAAAATACTCATAAACAAAGGCCACTTATAGATAAATGAGAGttgagcagaaaagaaaagatgatttgAGATTTCACATCTGAGAATGAGATTTGGGTTCATCATCACATTGGGAAATACAAGTGCATGTGGCAAGAACGTGTATAAAATATTGAGACAAGGGACATATGTACACTACTTgatcatttattatttaacacAGCAAATATCTTTACAAGCATTTAATGGTTTAACTATTCTGTGACTTTTTTCCTGGctaatttgagaaaataatatattgccctaattttgaaatgttttatttatttcttatatttaaattcatcataaattcataattttgaaaatatcaacatttttcaagatatcaaaattttgaaatatcttaattttccCAATTTAGTGCTGACACTTATTCTACAAATAAACTAATGGCTGATGAGTTATCCTTTAAAACTTCCCcacttaaaataagttttatggcTTTCCTAAACCAAGgataaaataaagcataaattaAAGGATTCAAGGCTGAGTTATAATAAGCACACCAACAACAAATTTCATAGATATAAGCAGGGGTTATGAAGCCCATAAAAGCATCAATCAGTGTCTCAATTGTATATGGTAACCATGAAATCATAAATGCTACCACTGTGACCCCCAGAGTTTTAGctgcttttctctccctcttggCCACTCTGGCTTTGTAACTCTCTGAAGATGATTCTGTTTTGCTACTGGTAGTTTCAATTTTTATAGCTTGTTGTTTGGCTATAAGAAAAATCTTACTGTAAAGAGTTATCATGACAAGGGTAGGGATGAAGAAGAACAGAAAATCTATCAAAACCCAGTCTTGATTGACAGCAATTTGACAGCCACCTACACAGCTGAGAGCACTTACTAAGTCCTGCAGCCCATCGGCACTGGCACCTGTGTAGATCACAGCCCCACTGTACACCATGGGCAGGATCCAGGAGATGCTGATGCAAATTCCTGACACCGACACCGTGAACTTGGTAGGATAGACCAGAGGGTCAGTAACAGCAATGTACCTGTCGATAGAGACGAAGCACAAGTGGAA of Microcebus murinus isolate Inina chromosome 5, M.murinus_Inina_mat1.0, whole genome shotgun sequence contains these proteins:
- the LOC105855518 gene encoding trace amine-associated receptor 8 gives rise to the protein MTSNFSQPAVQLCYENVNGSCLKTPYSPESRVLLYTVFGCGSLLAIFGNLLVMTSVLHFTQLHSPTNFLIASLACADFLVGVTVMPFSMVRSVESCWYFGAKFCTLHSCCDAAFCYSSLFHLCFVSIDRYIAVTDPLVYPTKFTVSVSGICISISWILPMVYSGAVIYTGASADGLQDLVSALSCVGGCQIAVNQDWVLIDFLFFFIPTLVMITLYSKIFLIAKQQAIKIETTSSKTESSSESYKARVAKRERKAAKTLGVTVVAFMISWLPYTIETLIDAFMGFITPAYIYEICCWCAYYNSALNPLIYALFYPWFRKAIKLILSGEVLKDNSSAISLFVE